In the genome of Deinococcus reticulitermitis, the window CGATGTCGACGACGAAACTTACCTGTTCATGCGTCCTTACCTGCTGCTTGCTCCTGAACACCACCCAGCACGCAAATATCCTCTGCGTGAAGTCCTGAATGCGGCGCTCTGGATTGCCCGGACGGGCAGTCAATGGGCGTACCTTCCCCACGACTTCCCGCCCTACAAAATCGTCCACCAGCAAGTCCTACGCTGGTTTGAGCAGG includes:
- a CDS encoding transposase, producing MSRRPYPSDVDDETYLFMRPYLLLAPEHHPARKYPLREVLNAALWIARTGSQWAYLPHDFPPYKIVHQQVLRWFEQ